A stretch of the Xiphias gladius isolate SHS-SW01 ecotype Sanya breed wild chromosome 19, ASM1685928v1, whole genome shotgun sequence genome encodes the following:
- the usp39 gene encoding U4/U6.U5 tri-snRNP-associated protein 2, giving the protein MVSLKREREAEVDDDDSEDGVVAKIGRGRVVEDRRSRHCPYLDTINRSVLDFDFEKLCSISLSHINVYACLICGKYFQGRGLKSHAYTHSVQFTHHVFLNLHTLKFYCLPDNYEIIDSSLEDITYVLKPTFTKQHIAGLDKQGKLYRAYDGTTYLPGIVGLNNIKANDYANVVLQAFSNVPPLRNYFLEEENYRGIRRPPGDIMFLLVQRFGELMRKLWNPRNFKAHVSPHEMLQAVVLCSKKNFQITKQGDAVDFMTWFLNALHGALGGTKKKPSIITKAFQGSMRIFSKKLPHPDLPPEEKEALLVTEEYQEQMSESTFLFLTLDLPTAPLYKDEKEQLIIPQVPLFNILAKFNGSTEKEYKTYKENFLKRFQLTQLPPYLIFCIKRFTKNNFFVEKNPTIVNFPITNVDLREYLTEEAQATEKSTTYDLVANIVHDGKPSEGAYRIHVLHHGTGKWYEMQDLQVTDILPQMITLSEAYIQIWKRQESDDGTSNHTGV; this is encoded by the exons ATGGTGTCTCTGAAGCGAGAAAGAGAGGCCGAGGTGGACGACGATGACAGCGAAGACGGGG TGGTAGCCAAAATAGGACGAGGACGTGTTGTAGAAGATCGGAGAAGCCGTCACTGCCCTTACCTTGACACCATAAACAG GAGTGTACTGGACTTTGACTTTGAGAAGCTctgctccatctctctctcccacatcAATGTCTACGCCTGCCTTATATGTGGGAAATACTTTCAAG GTAGAGGTCTAAAGTCCCATGCATACACTCACAGTGTACAGTTTACCCATCATGTGTTTCTCAATCTGCACACACTCAAGTTTTACTGTCTGCCAGACAACTATGAGATCATTGACTCTTCGCTAGAAGACATAACT TATGTGCTAAAGCCAACTTTCACCAAGCAGCACATTGCAGGGCTGGACAAGCAAGGTAAACTGTACCGAGCCTACGATGGTACTACATACCTGCCAGGCATTGTGGGGCTCAACAACATTAAAGCCAATGACTATGCCAATGTGGTGTTACAG GCTTTTTCTAATGTTCCACCTTTGCGAAACTACTTCCTGGAGGAGGAAAACTACAGAGGAATCCGCAGGCCACCGGGGGACATCATGTTCCTCTTGGTGCAGAGGTTTGGTGAGCTGATGCGCAAACTTTGGAATCCAAGAAACTTTAAGGCCCACGTGTCTCCCCATGAGATGCTGCAGGCTGTGGTGCTGTGCAGCAAGAAAAACTTCCAAATTACCAAGCAAG GAGATGCTGTGGACTTCATGACGTGGTTCTTGAACGCTCTGCATGGTGCTCTTGGTGGCACAAAGAAAAAGCCAT CAATCATTACTAAAGCATTTCAAGGCTCCATGCGGATCTTCTCCAAGAAACTTCCACACCCAGATTTA ccaccagaggagaaagaggcaTTGCTTGTTACAGAGGAGTACCAGGAACAGATGTCTGAGTCCACCTTCCTGTTTCTGACACTTGACCTCCCAACAGCGCCACTATACAAGGATGAGAAGGAGCAGCTCATAATTCCGCAGGTCCCTCTCTTCAACATCCTGGCCAAGTTCAACGGCAGCACAGAGAAG GAATACAAAACCTACAAAGAGAATTTTCTCAAAAGGTTCCAGTTGACCCAACTGCCTCCGTACCTCATTTTTTGCATCAAGAGATTCACCAAGAACAACTTCTTTGTGGAAAAGAACCCAACAATTGTCAACTTCCCTATCAC GAATGTAGACCTTCGTGAGTACTTGACAGAAGAAGCCCAAGCTACAGAGAAGAGCACAACTTATGACCTCGTCGCCAACATAGTGCATGATGGGAAACCCTCTGAGGGAGCATACAGAATACATGTTCTGCATCAT GGAACTGGGAAGTGGTATGAGATGCAGGACCTGCAGGTGACCGACATTCTTCCCCAGATGATCACACTGTCAGAGGCCTACATCCAG aTATGGAAGAGACAAGAGAGTGACGATGGCACAAGCAACCACACAGGGGTGTAA
- the c19h2orf68 gene encoding UPF0561 protein C2orf68 homolog isoform X3 — MPKFKDDYDKEVKQAKELQRRRHTTTPRRPRRPDIQVYHPRRRYGSEPGAGVEAEEWNESGSSTETETHGTELFWLDYQADSGTITSFLVHKDDKPEKVVEHVAEKNILDSSMRAALVARIRKEMDKRRDKR, encoded by the exons ATGCCAAAATTCAA AGATGACTATGATAAAGAGGTGAAGCAAGCCAAAGAGCTTCAGCGGCGGAGACACACCACAACTCCCAGACGACCCCGTCGACCTGACATTCAAGTGTACCATCCGCGAAGGAGAT ATGGATCAGAGCCGGGGGCCGGTGTTGAGGCTGAAGAGTGGAACGAGAGTGGATCAAGCACAGAGACTGAGACCCACGGGACTGAACTCTTCTGGCTTGACTATCAGGCGGACTCTGGTACCATTACATCCTTCCTTGTGCACAAG GATGATAAGCCTGAGAAGGTAGTGGAACATGTTGCAGAAAAGAACATCTTGGATTCATCCATGAGGGCAGCTCTGGTGGCTCGGATTCGAAAGGAGATGGACAAACGACGGGACAAACGCTGA
- the c19h2orf68 gene encoding UPF0561 protein C2orf68 homolog isoform X1, producing MDILRDDEVHELRYKPGGRLDMSHGFLHHIRRNQIARDDYDKEVKQAKELQRRRHTTTPRRPRRPDIQVYHPRRRYGSEPGAGVEAEEWNESGSSTETETHGTELFWLDYQADSGTITSFLVHKDDKPEKVVEHVAEKNILDSSMRAALVARIRKEMDKRRDKR from the exons ATGGATATTTTGAGAGATGATGAAGTGCATGAGCTGAGATACAAACCTGGGGGCCGTTTGGATATGAGCCACGGCTTCCTGCACCATATCCGGAGGAACCAGATTGCGAG AGATGACTATGATAAAGAGGTGAAGCAAGCCAAAGAGCTTCAGCGGCGGAGACACACCACAACTCCCAGACGACCCCGTCGACCTGACATTCAAGTGTACCATCCGCGAAGGAGAT ATGGATCAGAGCCGGGGGCCGGTGTTGAGGCTGAAGAGTGGAACGAGAGTGGATCAAGCACAGAGACTGAGACCCACGGGACTGAACTCTTCTGGCTTGACTATCAGGCGGACTCTGGTACCATTACATCCTTCCTTGTGCACAAG GATGATAAGCCTGAGAAGGTAGTGGAACATGTTGCAGAAAAGAACATCTTGGATTCATCCATGAGGGCAGCTCTGGTGGCTCGGATTCGAAAGGAGATGGACAAACGACGGGACAAACGCTGA
- the sftpbb gene encoding surfactant protein Bb: MSASGFVLAVLAASLCPGDSRFITDPLSLINRKSLTVALCSECSQIIQLSANMISSRDTKETVYETLHALCQRLPREQASECDSQVKTYLPKVLQQTPGHLKPGETCTTFGLCAAHKEEELLKLPHHATNKDISSSTLGTAISSHEQFSPVCSLCLFIIKKLETLLPQNMTEDALMKLMEEVCDLVPQSYKDQCDDFISKYGVQIVEFLLSSAAPHTICTLLHLCVFKEQPLPEVFFPSDCESCRTLALLSRLHLGLNSTEAQTSSFLQSVCVHYPNAIPKCEAFTKIYGSRLQVLGDQMAVPHACERADLCIASKKSDPLGKNHCTWGPSYWCKDVETAHKCGNQAFCEKYIWLKNE, from the exons ATGTCAGCATCTGGGTTCGTGCTGGCGGTCCTCGCCGCGTCTCTGTGTCCCG GAGACTCCAGGTTCATCACAGACCCTTTGTCGCTCATCAACCGGAAATCTCTG ACAGTGGCCCTCTGCTCAGAATGCAGCCAGATCATCCAGCTCTCTGCCAACATGATTTCCAGCAGAGACACTAAG GAGACTGTATATGAAACCTTGCATGCTCTCTGCCAGCGGCTCCCAAGAGAACAGGCATCGGAGTGTGATTCACAGGTAAAGACGTATTTGCCCAAAGTCCTGCAGCAAACACCTGGTCACCTG AAACCAGGGGAGACCTGTACGACTTTTGGACTTTGTGCTGCCCACAAGGAGGAAGAACTGCTGAAACTTCCCCACCATGCCACCAATAAAGACATATCCAGTTCTACGCTTGGCACAGCTATTAGTAGCCAT GAGCAGTTCAGCCCAGTTTGcagcctgtgtttgtttatcatCAAGAAACTGGAGACCCTTCTGCCCCAAAATATGACTgag GATGCTTTAATGAAGCTCATGGAAGAGGTCTGCGATCTTGTACCTCAGAGCTACAAGGACCAATGTGATGATTTCATCAGCAAATATGGCGTACAGATAGTTGAATTCCTCTTATCGTCTGCTGCACCCCACACAATATGTACCCTTTTGCACCTCTGTGTGTTCAAGGAGCAGCCTCTTCCAG AGGTGTTCTTCCCCTCCGACTGCGAGTCGTGCCGCACGCTGGCTTTGCTGAGCCGACTGCACCTGGGTCTTAACTCCACCGAAGCCCAGACTTCCTCTTTcctgcagtctgtgtgtgtccattacCCCAATGCCATCCCTAAG TGTGAGGCTTTCACCAAAATCTATGGCTCCCGACTGCAGGTTTTGGGAGACCAGATGGCTGTTCCACATGCTTGTGAA AGAGCAGATCTGTGCATTGCCTCCAAGAAGTCGGATCCTCTGGGAAAGAATCATTGTACTTGGGGACCCAGCTACTGGTGCAAAGACGTTGAAACTGCTCATAAGTGTGGT AACCAGGCCTTCTGTGAGAAATACATCTGGTTGAAGAACGAATGA
- the c19h2orf68 gene encoding UPF0561 protein C2orf68 homolog isoform X2: MLADSILVWLYEEKIHLRMPKFKDDYDKEVKQAKELQRRRHTTTPRRPRRPDIQVYHPRRRYGSEPGAGVEAEEWNESGSSTETETHGTELFWLDYQADSGTITSFLVHKDDKPEKVVEHVAEKNILDSSMRAALVARIRKEMDKRRDKR; the protein is encoded by the exons ATGCTAGCAGACAGCATACTAG TATGGCTGTATGAAGAAAAGATACATTTAAGAATGCCAAAATTCAA AGATGACTATGATAAAGAGGTGAAGCAAGCCAAAGAGCTTCAGCGGCGGAGACACACCACAACTCCCAGACGACCCCGTCGACCTGACATTCAAGTGTACCATCCGCGAAGGAGAT ATGGATCAGAGCCGGGGGCCGGTGTTGAGGCTGAAGAGTGGAACGAGAGTGGATCAAGCACAGAGACTGAGACCCACGGGACTGAACTCTTCTGGCTTGACTATCAGGCGGACTCTGGTACCATTACATCCTTCCTTGTGCACAAG GATGATAAGCCTGAGAAGGTAGTGGAACATGTTGCAGAAAAGAACATCTTGGATTCATCCATGAGGGCAGCTCTGGTGGCTCGGATTCGAAAGGAGATGGACAAACGACGGGACAAACGCTGA